The Musa acuminata AAA Group cultivar baxijiao chromosome BXJ1-3, Cavendish_Baxijiao_AAA, whole genome shotgun sequence genome window below encodes:
- the LOC135614211 gene encoding choline transporter protein 1-like isoform X2 — MGGPLGAIIGRYPAAAASGGNEDGRIGGDGGIIRHNRKCRDLVFLIIFIAFWVAMIVNSSFGFNQGNPLRLMYGLDYKGNICGNRHADPDLRELEVRYWLNPNQVYQSGLKNSQFDLADAKSICLMECPIPSEDGINWVCDYPEGDIRLSVDDWIDRDYDYYEYLTTETMNSSLQLQGPCYPVIFPSVNVYWSCQFIARASNVSLKQWQQMGGVDIDENIMIDKTIHRAINSPSAVLKRYMADIWKAGPVLVVCGGILPLFLSIIWLLMIRHFVAGMTWITVILFNALVISVAMLYYRKAGWIGSDALSVVIGESDPYVHISGREINHLHVVAVLMTIVMIISFLSSIAIVRRLLIATSVLKVAAKVIGEVQALIIFPILPYVILAIFYVFWFSAALHLFSSGQILKNDCNVNCCSFDLKSNRVNCDNCCGYSIHYTPHIGISILFHLFGCYWATQFIIACSSTVIAGSVASYYWARGEISEIPFLPVFSSMKRLLRYNLGSVALGSLIVSIVEWVRFILEALRRRIRHGDPAPVTCIEKLMSTSSQCCLGCIDWTIKSVNRNAYIMIAITGKGFNRASAIATGLIVNNILRIGKVNVIGDVILYLGKLCVSLFCALFAFLMLDTHKYKSAHNKISSPLFPVLVSWGLGYVVATLFFAVVEMSIDTIILSFCQDAEEHQGTAQYAPPLLMATLDGQGEMQRLTQGS, encoded by the exons ATGGGCGGACCGCTGGGAGCGATCATAGGGCGGTACCCGGCGGCGGCCGCTTCGGGCGGCAATGAGGACGGGCGGATCGGTGGTGACGGTGGCATCATAAGGCACAACAGGAAGTGCAGGGATTTGGTGTTCCTCATCATCTTCATCGCCTTCTGGGTGGCCATGATCGTTAATTCCAGCTTTGGGTTCAACCAAGGAAACCCACTTCG GCTTATGTACGGGCTGGACTACAAAGGAAACATCTGCGGGAACAGGCATGCAGACCCTGACTTGCGTGAACTGGAGGTCAGATATTGGCTAAATCCTAACCAGGTCTACCAGAGTGGTCTTAAGAATAGCCAGTTCGATCTAGCTGATGCAAAGAGCATATGCTTGATGGAATGTCCTATTCCTTCGGAAGATGGTATCAACTGGGTCTGTGATTACCCAGAGGGAGACATCCGCCTCTCCGTGGATGATTGGATTGACAGGGACTATGACTACTATGAGTACCTAACAACAGAGACGATGAATAGTTCTCTGCAGCTCCAAGGCCCATGCTACCCTGTCATATTTCCAAGTGTGAATG TTTACTGGAGCTGTCAGTTTATTGCGCGTGCATCAAATGTTTCTTTGAAGCAGTGGCAGCAGATGGGCGGTGTTGACATTGACGAAAACATCATGATAGATAAAACTATTCATAGAGCCATCAACTCTCCATCAGCTGTATTAAAG AGATACATGGCAGATATTTGGAAAGCTGGGCCTGTCTTAGTTGTCTGCGGAGGAATTCTACCCCTCTTTTTGTCCATTATCTGGCTATTGATGATACGCCATTTTGTTGCTGGAATGACTTGGATAACAGTGATTCTCTTCAATGCCCTTGTAATATCTGTGGCAATGCTTTATTACAGAAAAG CTGGGTGGATTGGTAGTGATGCCTTATCAGTTGTTATTGGTGAAAGCGACCCCTACGTTCACATAAGTGGCCGG GAAATAAATCACCTTCATGTTGTAGCTGTTCTTATGACAATAGTCATGAttatttccttcctttcttcaatAGCGATTGTCCGCCGACTACTTATAGCAACATCTGTTTTAAAG GTTGCAGCTAAAGTCATAGGTGAAGTTCAGGCTCTTATAATTTTCCCAATACTGCCATATGTTATCCTTGCAATATTCTATGTTTTCTGGTTTTCTGCTGCCCTTCATCTTTTCAGCTCTGGCCAGATCCTCAAAAATGATTGCAATGTTAATTGCTGTTCATTTGACCTGAAGTCTAACAGGGTCAATTGTGATAATTGTTGTGGCTATAGTATCCATTACACTCCTCATATTGGAATATCTATCCTTTTTCACCTATTTGGATGTTACTGGGCAACACAGTTTATCATTGCATGCTCATCAACTGTAATTGCTGGATCGGTTGCCTCTTACTACTGGGCTCGTGGTGAGATTTCG GAGATTCCATTTCTTCCTGTATTTTCTTCAATGAAACGGCTCTTGCGATACAATCTAGGATCTGTGGCACTTGGTTCCCTTATTGTATCAATTGTTGAATGGGTGCGATTCATACTTGAGGCTTTACGCCGCAGGATAAGACATGGGGATCCTGCTCCAGTAACCTGCATTGAAAAGTTGATGTCCACTTCTTCTCAGTGCTGCTTAGGATGCATTGATTGGACCATCAAGTCTGTGAATCGTAATGCATATATTATG ATTGCTATCACAGGAAAAGGATTTAACAGAGCATCTGCTATTGCTACTGGGTTGATTGTGAACAATATATTGCGCATAGGAAAGGTCAATGTCATTGGAGATGTGATTCTTTACCTTGGAAAATTATGTGTCAGCCTCTTTTGTGCATTATTTGCATTCCTCATGCTGGACACCCACAAATACAAGTCTGCCCATAACAAGATTTCATCCCCTTTGTTCCCTGTTCTG GTAAGTTGGGGGCTTGGCTACGTAGTTGCAACGCTCTTCTTTGCAGTGGTCGAGATGTCAATTGATACAATCATACTCTCCTTCTGCCAAGATGCTGAAGAGCATCAAGGAACTGCACAATATGCACCTCCGCTGCTCATGGCAACACTAGATGGGCAAGGAGAGATGCAGAGACTGACACAAGGCTCTTAG
- the LOC135614211 gene encoding choline transporter protein 1-like isoform X1 has translation MGGPLGAIIGRYPAAAASGGNEDGRIGGDGGIIRHNRKCRDLVFLIIFIAFWVAMIVNSSFGFNQGNPLRLMYGLDYKGNICGNRHADPDLRELEVRYWLNPNQVYQSGLKNSQFDLADAKSICLMECPIPSEDGINWVCDYPEGDIRLSVDDWIDRDYDYYEYLTTETMNSSLQLQGPCYPVIFPSVNVYWSCQFIARASNVSLKQWQQMGGVDIDENIMIDKTIHRAINSPSAVLKRYMADIWKAGPVLVVCGGILPLFLSIIWLLMIRHFVAGMTWITVILFNALVISVAMLYYRKAGWIGSDALSVVIGESDPYVHISGREINHLHVVAVLMTIVMIISFLSSIAIVRRLLIATSVLKVAAKVIGEVQALIIFPILPYVILAIFYVFWFSAALHLFSSGQILKNDCNVNCCSFDLKSNRVNCDNCCGYSIHYTPHIGISILFHLFGCYWATQFIIACSSTVIAGSVASYYWARGEISQEIPFLPVFSSMKRLLRYNLGSVALGSLIVSIVEWVRFILEALRRRIRHGDPAPVTCIEKLMSTSSQCCLGCIDWTIKSVNRNAYIMIAITGKGFNRASAIATGLIVNNILRIGKVNVIGDVILYLGKLCVSLFCALFAFLMLDTHKYKSAHNKISSPLFPVLVSWGLGYVVATLFFAVVEMSIDTIILSFCQDAEEHQGTAQYAPPLLMATLDGQGEMQRLTQGS, from the exons ATGGGCGGACCGCTGGGAGCGATCATAGGGCGGTACCCGGCGGCGGCCGCTTCGGGCGGCAATGAGGACGGGCGGATCGGTGGTGACGGTGGCATCATAAGGCACAACAGGAAGTGCAGGGATTTGGTGTTCCTCATCATCTTCATCGCCTTCTGGGTGGCCATGATCGTTAATTCCAGCTTTGGGTTCAACCAAGGAAACCCACTTCG GCTTATGTACGGGCTGGACTACAAAGGAAACATCTGCGGGAACAGGCATGCAGACCCTGACTTGCGTGAACTGGAGGTCAGATATTGGCTAAATCCTAACCAGGTCTACCAGAGTGGTCTTAAGAATAGCCAGTTCGATCTAGCTGATGCAAAGAGCATATGCTTGATGGAATGTCCTATTCCTTCGGAAGATGGTATCAACTGGGTCTGTGATTACCCAGAGGGAGACATCCGCCTCTCCGTGGATGATTGGATTGACAGGGACTATGACTACTATGAGTACCTAACAACAGAGACGATGAATAGTTCTCTGCAGCTCCAAGGCCCATGCTACCCTGTCATATTTCCAAGTGTGAATG TTTACTGGAGCTGTCAGTTTATTGCGCGTGCATCAAATGTTTCTTTGAAGCAGTGGCAGCAGATGGGCGGTGTTGACATTGACGAAAACATCATGATAGATAAAACTATTCATAGAGCCATCAACTCTCCATCAGCTGTATTAAAG AGATACATGGCAGATATTTGGAAAGCTGGGCCTGTCTTAGTTGTCTGCGGAGGAATTCTACCCCTCTTTTTGTCCATTATCTGGCTATTGATGATACGCCATTTTGTTGCTGGAATGACTTGGATAACAGTGATTCTCTTCAATGCCCTTGTAATATCTGTGGCAATGCTTTATTACAGAAAAG CTGGGTGGATTGGTAGTGATGCCTTATCAGTTGTTATTGGTGAAAGCGACCCCTACGTTCACATAAGTGGCCGG GAAATAAATCACCTTCATGTTGTAGCTGTTCTTATGACAATAGTCATGAttatttccttcctttcttcaatAGCGATTGTCCGCCGACTACTTATAGCAACATCTGTTTTAAAG GTTGCAGCTAAAGTCATAGGTGAAGTTCAGGCTCTTATAATTTTCCCAATACTGCCATATGTTATCCTTGCAATATTCTATGTTTTCTGGTTTTCTGCTGCCCTTCATCTTTTCAGCTCTGGCCAGATCCTCAAAAATGATTGCAATGTTAATTGCTGTTCATTTGACCTGAAGTCTAACAGGGTCAATTGTGATAATTGTTGTGGCTATAGTATCCATTACACTCCTCATATTGGAATATCTATCCTTTTTCACCTATTTGGATGTTACTGGGCAACACAGTTTATCATTGCATGCTCATCAACTGTAATTGCTGGATCGGTTGCCTCTTACTACTGGGCTCGTGGTGAGATTTCG CAGGAGATTCCATTTCTTCCTGTATTTTCTTCAATGAAACGGCTCTTGCGATACAATCTAGGATCTGTGGCACTTGGTTCCCTTATTGTATCAATTGTTGAATGGGTGCGATTCATACTTGAGGCTTTACGCCGCAGGATAAGACATGGGGATCCTGCTCCAGTAACCTGCATTGAAAAGTTGATGTCCACTTCTTCTCAGTGCTGCTTAGGATGCATTGATTGGACCATCAAGTCTGTGAATCGTAATGCATATATTATG ATTGCTATCACAGGAAAAGGATTTAACAGAGCATCTGCTATTGCTACTGGGTTGATTGTGAACAATATATTGCGCATAGGAAAGGTCAATGTCATTGGAGATGTGATTCTTTACCTTGGAAAATTATGTGTCAGCCTCTTTTGTGCATTATTTGCATTCCTCATGCTGGACACCCACAAATACAAGTCTGCCCATAACAAGATTTCATCCCCTTTGTTCCCTGTTCTG GTAAGTTGGGGGCTTGGCTACGTAGTTGCAACGCTCTTCTTTGCAGTGGTCGAGATGTCAATTGATACAATCATACTCTCCTTCTGCCAAGATGCTGAAGAGCATCAAGGAACTGCACAATATGCACCTCCGCTGCTCATGGCAACACTAGATGGGCAAGGAGAGATGCAGAGACTGACACAAGGCTCTTAG
- the LOC135614201 gene encoding uncharacterized protein LOC135614201 isoform X3 translates to MVKTVIADDNQSKSAEDRLFQHGIPAQVGLVIGQLNRSSDRGFVYDLIPTPPTDGGGPACSLKSEAAGKDDKKKGSKSGKPSAEFPASLVVDNDWVAEHARQVSRMLLGGMNVVGIYLWASEATFKATSPAVLSQAIKGVAQAAPFADNEFEERLLIHVSYSPRRWSCRVCTLASGGLQPCDFKMGKLLASLQAFRCTYNFEIRLPIPQSGILGIITFKDLICRGIANLAKDLQSAKALINGHLVTENVHTSSESPHDVQFLVPFNKHISTEACSSEEVVGLVVFSGAICAFAYMGPREPILQAISDLKSDIVSSLRSRLDIITDEAEEEVALSLDGGGESGGDSLAEKSIHKLALREVRT, encoded by the exons ATGGTGAAAACCGTAATCGCCGACGACAACCAGTCGAAGTCGGCGGAGGATCGCCTCTTCCAACACGGCATCCCCGCCCAA GTTGGGCTTGTCATCGGACAGCTGAACCGCAGTTCCGATCGAGGGTTCGTGTACGATTTGATCCCCACGCCACCGACCGACGGGGGAGGCCCCGCCTGCTCCCTTAAATCTGAGGCTGCCGGCAAGGATGATAAGAAGAAGGGATCGAAGAGCGGCAAGCCCTCGGCGGAGTTTCCCGCGTCTCTTGTTGTTGATAACGATTGGGTTGCCGAGCACGCTCGGCAG GTGTCAAGAATGCTGCTGGGTGGTATGAATGTTGTTGGGATATATTTGTGGGCTTCTGAGGCCACGTTTAAGGCCACTTCACCTGCTGTGCTCTCTCAG GCCATTAAGGGGGTTGCACAAGCGGCTCCTTTTGCTGATAATGAGTTTGAGGAGAGATTGCTTATTCATGTATCCTACAGCCCAAGAAG GTGGTCTTGTCGAGTCTGCACTCTAGCATCAGGTGGTTTGCAGCCATGTGACTTCAAGATGGGCAAACTGCTAGCTTCTCTTCAAGCTTTTAGATGCACATATAATTTTGAGATAAG ATTACCTATTCCTCAATCTGGAATTTTAGGCATAATTACTTTCAAGGATCTTATTTGCAGAGGAATTGCTAATCTTGCCAAAGATTTGCAAAGTGCAAAAGCTTTGATAAACGGACATTTG GTGACTGAAAATGTGCATACGTCTTCGGAGAGTCCACATGATGTCCAGTTCCTAGTTCCTTTCAACAAACATATATCTACTGAAG CATGCAGCTCCGAAGAGGTAGTTGGCCTTGTTGTCTTCAGCGGAGCTATATGTGCTTTTGCATATATGGGTCCAAGAGAACCTATTTTGCAAGCTATATCTGACTTAAAG AGTGACATAGTTTCCAGTCTAAGGAGCAGACTGGATATCATTACTGATGAGGCAGAGGAGGAAGTGGCTTTGTCCTTGGATGGTGGTGGGGAGTCAGGAGGAGATTCATTAGCTGAGAAATCCATCCATAAACTTGCCTTGCGGGAAGTAAG
- the LOC135614220 gene encoding uncharacterized protein LOC135614220 isoform X2, translated as MLAGGFLPSPFPAFSRSPPLPYALSRNCLRSCNSRHVLSHCAQNRGSSRACIATRAAVSRGEDDDEEKEGEGDGRSPGAAKGSGTSARGRRLLKVREEKRKREYDRILNYPSWAKILENACKDDAELRAVLGDSIGNPELMRKRVEERVRTKGRDFRKSKTGSVLAFKVSFRDFNPLDSFIWFELYGAPSDRDVDLLGSSWYVMGRLGAFDSSNLQLANSSMDYNPLYDSDKAVQSMSSSFHDIGDVEFQDNWGRVWVDLGTSDFFAVDVLLNCLTVLSSEYLGIQQVVFGGRRMGDWEEGMMSAEYGYKHFKI; from the exons ATGCTGGCTGGCGGTTTTCTCCCTTCTCCATTCCCAGCTTTCTCTCGGTCGCCTCCTCTTCCTTATGCTCTTTCAAGGAATTGTCTCCGATCATGTAACAGCCGGCATGTGCTCTCCCACTGCGCCCAAAACCGCGGCAGCAGCAGGGCATGTATTGCGACCCGTGCTGCCGTTTCGAGaggagaagatgatgatgaagaaaaggaaggagaaggggatGGGCGTTCTCCCGGAGCGGCGAAGGGGTCGGGGACGTCAGCACGAGGGAGGCGGCTGCTTAAAGTGAGGGAGGAGAAGCGCAAGAGGGAGTACGACCGCATCCTCAACTACCCCTCCTGGGCCAA AATATTAGAGAATGCATGCAAAGATGATGCTGAACTTCGTGCAGTTCTTGGGGATAGCATTGGGAACCCAGAGTTGATGAGAAAGAGG GTTGAGGAAAGAGTTCGGACAAAAGGTAGAGACTTTCGCAAGTCGAAGACAGGATCTGTTCTTGCTTTCAAAGTTAGCTTTAGAGA ttttaatcctttagactcATTCATATGGTTTGAACTTTATGGTGCTCCATCAGATCGTGATGTTGACCTTCTTGGTAGT TCATGGTATGTTATGGGGCGTTTGGGAGCTTTTGACTCTTCAAATTTACAG TTGGCCAACTCATCCATGGACTACAATCCTTTGTACGACTCTGATAAAGCTGTGCAATCAATGTCTTCATCCTTCCATGATATTGGTGATGTTGAATTTCAGGACAACTGGGGCAGGGTTTG GGTTGATCTTGGAACTTCTGATTTCTTTGCTGTGGATGTATTGCTTAATTGCCTTACTGTATTGAGCTCAGA ATACTTGGGTATCCAACAAGTGGTATTCGGTGGGCGACGTATGGGCGACTGGGAAGAGGGCATGATGAGCGCAGAGTACGGATACAAGCACTTCAAAATTTGA
- the LOC135614220 gene encoding uncharacterized protein LOC135614220 isoform X3 — translation MLAGGFLPSPFPAFSRSPPLPYALSRNCLRSCNSRHVLSHCAQNRGSSRACIATRAAVSRGEDDDEEKEGEGDGRSPGAAKGSGTSARGRRLLKVREEKRKREYDRILNYPSWAKILENACKDDAELRAVLGDSIGNPELMRKRVEERVRTKGRDFRKSKTGSVLAFKVSFRDFNPLDSFIWFELYGAPSDRDVDLLGSLANSSMDYNPLYDSDKAVQSMSSSFHDIGDVEFQDNWGRVWVDLGTSDFFAVDVLLNCLTVLSSEYLGIQQVVFGGRRMGDWEEGMMSAEYGYKHFKI, via the exons ATGCTGGCTGGCGGTTTTCTCCCTTCTCCATTCCCAGCTTTCTCTCGGTCGCCTCCTCTTCCTTATGCTCTTTCAAGGAATTGTCTCCGATCATGTAACAGCCGGCATGTGCTCTCCCACTGCGCCCAAAACCGCGGCAGCAGCAGGGCATGTATTGCGACCCGTGCTGCCGTTTCGAGaggagaagatgatgatgaagaaaaggaaggagaaggggatGGGCGTTCTCCCGGAGCGGCGAAGGGGTCGGGGACGTCAGCACGAGGGAGGCGGCTGCTTAAAGTGAGGGAGGAGAAGCGCAAGAGGGAGTACGACCGCATCCTCAACTACCCCTCCTGGGCCAA AATATTAGAGAATGCATGCAAAGATGATGCTGAACTTCGTGCAGTTCTTGGGGATAGCATTGGGAACCCAGAGTTGATGAGAAAGAGG GTTGAGGAAAGAGTTCGGACAAAAGGTAGAGACTTTCGCAAGTCGAAGACAGGATCTGTTCTTGCTTTCAAAGTTAGCTTTAGAGA ttttaatcctttagactcATTCATATGGTTTGAACTTTATGGTGCTCCATCAGATCGTGATGTTGACCTTCTTGGTAGT TTGGCCAACTCATCCATGGACTACAATCCTTTGTACGACTCTGATAAAGCTGTGCAATCAATGTCTTCATCCTTCCATGATATTGGTGATGTTGAATTTCAGGACAACTGGGGCAGGGTTTG GGTTGATCTTGGAACTTCTGATTTCTTTGCTGTGGATGTATTGCTTAATTGCCTTACTGTATTGAGCTCAGA ATACTTGGGTATCCAACAAGTGGTATTCGGTGGGCGACGTATGGGCGACTGGGAAGAGGGCATGATGAGCGCAGAGTACGGATACAAGCACTTCAAAATTTGA
- the LOC135614220 gene encoding uncharacterized protein LOC135614220 isoform X1, with product MLAGGFLPSPFPAFSRSPPLPYALSRNCLRSCNSRHVLSHCAQNRGSSRACIATRAAVSRGEDDDEEKEGEGDGRSPGAAKGSGTSARGRRLLKVREEKRKREYDRILNYPSWAKILENACKDDAELRAVLGDSIGNPELMRKRVEERVRTKGRDFRKSKTGSVLAFKVSFRDFNPLDSFIWFELYGAPSDRDVDLLGSVIQSWYVMGRLGAFDSSNLQLANSSMDYNPLYDSDKAVQSMSSSFHDIGDVEFQDNWGRVWVDLGTSDFFAVDVLLNCLTVLSSEYLGIQQVVFGGRRMGDWEEGMMSAEYGYKHFKI from the exons ATGCTGGCTGGCGGTTTTCTCCCTTCTCCATTCCCAGCTTTCTCTCGGTCGCCTCCTCTTCCTTATGCTCTTTCAAGGAATTGTCTCCGATCATGTAACAGCCGGCATGTGCTCTCCCACTGCGCCCAAAACCGCGGCAGCAGCAGGGCATGTATTGCGACCCGTGCTGCCGTTTCGAGaggagaagatgatgatgaagaaaaggaaggagaaggggatGGGCGTTCTCCCGGAGCGGCGAAGGGGTCGGGGACGTCAGCACGAGGGAGGCGGCTGCTTAAAGTGAGGGAGGAGAAGCGCAAGAGGGAGTACGACCGCATCCTCAACTACCCCTCCTGGGCCAA AATATTAGAGAATGCATGCAAAGATGATGCTGAACTTCGTGCAGTTCTTGGGGATAGCATTGGGAACCCAGAGTTGATGAGAAAGAGG GTTGAGGAAAGAGTTCGGACAAAAGGTAGAGACTTTCGCAAGTCGAAGACAGGATCTGTTCTTGCTTTCAAAGTTAGCTTTAGAGA ttttaatcctttagactcATTCATATGGTTTGAACTTTATGGTGCTCCATCAGATCGTGATGTTGACCTTCTTGGTAGT GTTATTCAGTCATGGTATGTTATGGGGCGTTTGGGAGCTTTTGACTCTTCAAATTTACAG TTGGCCAACTCATCCATGGACTACAATCCTTTGTACGACTCTGATAAAGCTGTGCAATCAATGTCTTCATCCTTCCATGATATTGGTGATGTTGAATTTCAGGACAACTGGGGCAGGGTTTG GGTTGATCTTGGAACTTCTGATTTCTTTGCTGTGGATGTATTGCTTAATTGCCTTACTGTATTGAGCTCAGA ATACTTGGGTATCCAACAAGTGGTATTCGGTGGGCGACGTATGGGCGACTGGGAAGAGGGCATGATGAGCGCAGAGTACGGATACAAGCACTTCAAAATTTGA
- the LOC135636276 gene encoding B3 domain-containing protein Os04g0676600-like, translating to MLQISNHQMFNLASEEFSCKELQMILCKELTNSDVSNIGRIVLPKREAEAYLPPLSEREGILLDMDDMTLAVTWKFKFRFWPNNKSRMYILENTGMEEQLHSF from the exons ATGCTTCAAATATCAAATCATCAGATGTTTAACCTCGCATCAGAA GAATTCAGTTGTAAAGAACTGCAAATGATCTTATGCAAAGAGTTGACAAATAGTGATGTTTCAAACATTGGGAGAATTGTACTACCAAAG AGGGAGGCTGAGGCTTATCTTCCTCCATTATCTGAAAGAGAAGGGATCCTGCTTGACATGGATGACATGACACTTGCAGTTACATGGAAGTTCAAGTTCAG GTTTTGGCCAAACAACAAGAGTAGAATGTATATATTGGAAAATACAGGTATGGAAGAACAACTTCATAGTTTCTAG